The nucleotide window CTTTGCTTAATGTCTTATCTGCAATTAACTTGTTTGCCGACTCCTTAGAAACATGGTCTGGTGATTGTAATTGGTAAACGTTTTTGCCGTTTTCTTCAATGATAATTCCCATCGTATTATCTAGTAAAGTAAGGGGAGAATCATTTTTATTTTCAGTCGAAATAACCGCATCGTTTTCTTTCATCACATTAATAATGCTCGTTGTAGTTTCTTCTAATTCTTTCGTGATTTTCTCAATATTATTTTTTTCATAAATCATCGCAACTAAAAATCCTGATATAACTAAAATGCCAATTAACAACAAAATAATCGTGCTCCAAATTTTGCCGACGATACTATTCCATATTTTCATCCATCTCACCTCGCCCCCATAAAAAAACAACGGAACAAAGCACGTGCGGCATAACACTTGCCGATTAAACGTCTTTGTCCGCTATCTTTGTAAGTTTATTCTTCTGGAACTTCGAATTTATACCCTAGACCCCAAACTGTTACGATCATTCTTGCGGCGTCTTCGGATACATCGTGTAATTTTTCACGAAGTCTTTTTACGTGTGTATCAATGGTACGTAAATCACCGAAGAACTCATAGCGCCACACTTCTTTTAAAAGTGACTCACGATCAAAAACTTTATCAGGTGATTTAGCTAGGTAATATAATAAATCATATTCTTTCGGCGTTAAACTAATTTCCTTTCCATCCACAATAACACGATGAGCTTCATTATCAATTTTCAAATGAGGAAAAGTAATAATATCTCCCGGTGTTCCGTTCATTCCTTCTTCAGAGTTTTGTTTTGCACGGCGAAGAACAGCCTTCACTCGGAGTACGACTTCTCTTGGACTGAATGGTTTAACAATATAATCATCTGCCCCCACTTCAAAACCTTGTACTCGGTTTGCTTCTTCTCCTTTGGCCGTCAGCATAACAACAGGGGTTGCTTTATATTCTCTTAATTCACGACATACTTCAATTCCGTCTTTACCTGGCATCATTAAATCAAGTAGGATTACTTCATAATTATTGTTCAGTGCCATGTCTAATGCCTGGTCACCATCACTAGCCTCTTCAATTCGATAGTTCTCTCTTTCAAGATACATCTTAAGAAGGCGGCGAATCCGATCCTCATCATCCACAACAAGCACTCTAACTTGTTCACTCATAAGTACTCATCCCCTAACTCTCATTTACATACAAAATTAACTACATAATTAAATGGAAATTCTCGTACCCACATACGAAAATACGCACCATTTCCTATACCAAATTTCCTACGAATTAAATTATACATGTTTTTCACAAAACACGCTATTAGAAAGTTCATTTAAAGTAGAAAATTAGTTTTCTGTCATGTCGTTATTATTACTTTTTCTTGCCAAATCGGGCTTCTGTCTTTAATTGTTTCACTTCATGATGGGATAATTCTCGACGCTCACCAGCATTTAAGCCACGTAAATTTAAGAAAGAATATTCTTCTCTTGATAACTTTTGCACTTCAAATCCAACAGCTTCAAACATTTTACGTACTTGACGATTGCGACCTTCATGAATCGTAATCTCGACAATTGCTTTATCTTTTGCCTTATCAGAGGAACGGATTTTCACTTTTGCGGGAGCTGTTTTACGACCATCAATAACAACACCACGCTCTAGTTCACGAATCACTTCTCGTTCCGGAATACCTTTAATACGAGCAATATATGTTTTTGATACTTCATTTTTAGGGTGCATCAGTAAGTTAGCAAAATCCCCATCATTTGTCATTAAAAGTAAGCCAGATGTATCATAATCAAGTCTTCCTACTGGATAAAGTCGTTCTGGAATATCGGTAAAATAATCTGCTACCGTTGTACGTCCTTTATCATCTGTCACTGCTGATACAGTTCCTCTTGGTTTATAGAATAAGAAATAGCGATGTTCTTCTTTTGTTAACTGGATTCCTTCGACTTCGATTCGTTCGGAACCGCTAACTTTCACACCTAATTCGGTTACTACTTTACCGTTCACTGTTACTTTACCCTCTTTTATAAGAGTTTCTGCTTTTCTTCTGGAAGTAATACCTGCATTTGCAATTACTTTTTGTAAACGTTCCATTCTTATTCCTCCTCCTGTTCTTTATTTTGATTAAACCGGTCAAAAAACAGGTCCATTTCGTTTTGGTCGGGTTCTTCCGCTTCTGCATCAGCGAGTTTCGGTAAATCGTCTAAAGAATTCAGTCCAAATGCATCTAGAAATTCACTCGTCGTTACATATAACTTCGCTCGTCCAGCACCGTCTACCCGGCCTTTGTCAGTTACGAGGCCTTTAGCAACTAATGTTCGAATCGGCCCATCTGTTTGGACGCCTCGAACTTCATCCACTTCCATACGAGTTACCGGTTGTCTGTAAGCAATAATCGCTAATGTTTCGAGTGATGCTTGTGATAAAACGGTGTTGCTTGGAACTTCCACTAACTTCCTTAAGTATTCCGCGTGCGCTTTTTTGGTGGCTAGCTGAAATGACCCAGCAAGTTCTAATAAAATAAGCCCACGATCAGCATTTTCATTATAGCGTTCGCTTAACAATTCTAATAAATTGAGTGCTTCAATATGCGTGATTTCCATGACTCCCGTTAATTGTTCTGTCGAAAGTCCTGCGTCACCTGCAGCAAAAAGCAAACTCTCTAAAACACCTAATTGTTCTTCTCTCGTCACAACTTTTCTTCCCCTTTACCTAACACATATAAATCGGCAAAACTTTCCACTTGTTCCACTTCCACTAATTTTCGTTTCATTAGTTCTAAGAGTGCCAAAAACGTTACCACTAGTTGCTCTTTTGTTTGCTCTTCAAATAACTCATCGAAACGTAAACGGTGATTTTGCTTTCTTTGTAATTTCTCCATGACAGAATCCATACGATCATCAATCGAAATTTCCTGTGTTGTAATTCTTGTATGCAGTGGCTTGTTTAATTTTTTACGACGAAGCATTTTGTTAAACGCACTTAACATATCATTTAATGATACATCTAATTCTGCCACGTTTGTTCCATCATCATATTCAGCAAGATCCATCGGCGGTTTACTGAAATAAAAGCTCCGTTCCGCTTCTTTTTCTTTGAGTTCTTTGGCAGCTTCTTTAAAGCGTTTATACTCCATAAGTTTTTCAACTAAAGCATCTCTCGGATCTTCTTCCTCTTCTAGTGTATCATAATCAATTTCTAATTCCTGTTTTGGAAGAAGCATTTTACTTTTTATCGCGAGTAAAGTGGCTGCCATAACCAGATATTCGCTTGCTACGTCTAGTTCCATTTCTTGCATCGTATGAACAAATTCCATATATTGGTCCGTAATCTCAGCCATTGGAATATCATAAATATCCACTTCTAGCTGTCCAATTAAGTGGAGAAGTAAATCAAGAGGTCCTTCAAACGCATCTACTTTAAAATTCATTTCTACCATGTTTGTCCCGCCCTACTATAATGGAAGATCATTTTGCACTAAATTTTCATATGTTTCCCGGGCAACTATAAGTTTATCGATGCCATTCTCTACAAAAACAACTGGCGGCCTTGGAATTCGGTTATAATTACTAGCCATTGCATAACCATAAGCACCCGTACAAAAGACTGCCAAAACTTCTCCAGCATTTGATTTTGGCAGCGGTAGATCCCAAATCAGCATATCGCCAGACTCACAACATTTCCCAGCAATCGCTACGGTTTCTTCGGGTATTTTTTCTGGGCTTGCAGCAAGGACCGCATCATAATGAGCGTCATAAAGTGCGGGACGAATATTGTCAGACATACCGCCATCCACTGCCACATAGTTTCTAATACCAGGAACTTCTTTTCTAGAGCCAACTTTATATAACGTCGTTCCTGCTTCACCCACGAGAGAGCGACCTGGTTCAATCCAAATCTCTGGAATGGCAATAGCGTTTGTACTTGCGACGTCACGCACTTCCTCGATAATTTGGCGAACATACTCGCTCGGCTCTAATGGTTCATCTTCAGCAGTATAACGTACCCCAAAGCCTCCCCCAAGATTAAGTACTTGCGAATCAAAACCTAATGTTTGATGCCATTCAACCAATTTATCCATAATGCGTCGGGCCGCTAATTTGAAACCAGTTGTTTCAAAAATTTGTGACCCAATATGACAATGTAAACCAATTAAATCAAACGACGCGCTTGCATGTAGCACTTGTTTAATCGCTGCTTCTGCTTGTCCATTCGTAAGTCCAAAACCAAATTTCGAATCATCTTGTCCGGTTAAAATGTAATCATGTGTATGTGCTTCAATCCCTGGTGTGACGCGAATTAAAACAGCTGCTTTTTCATTTCTTTCTATTAATATATCTTCTAATAAACTAATTTCATAATAATTATCCAGTACAAAACAGCCGATACCGTAATCCAGCGCCATATGTATCTCTTCTACGCTTTTGTTATTGCCATGAAAATGAACTCGTTCTGCTGGAAATCCCGCTTTAATTGCAGTATATAATTCCCCGCCAGAGACAACATCAAGCGATAAGCCTTCCTCTGCCATCAACTGATAAATCGCAACAGCTGAAAACGCTTTGCTGGCGTAAGCTACTTGTGCCTTCACACCTAGCTCTTCAAATGTTTTTTTAAATCCTCTTGCGCGGTCCCGGATTAGCGCTACATCATAAACGTACAGTGGTGTTCCATACTTCTCAGCTAGCTTTAAAGTGTCCACCCCTCCAATTTCGAGATGTCCTTCTGCATTTACATTCATTGTTCCTAGCCGTTCAAACGTCACGCCAATCCCACCTTTATATTATAAATTTTTGAAAGTTCTTTTATATAGTAGCATACTAAGAAGCCGAGCGACAATAACTATCTGAAAATAATACCAAATACATAAAAAATCCAGCCGATTTCATTATCTTCTTTCTTCAGAAAATAATGAAATCGGCTGAATTTATATAACCAATTATTTTAAGAAATTTTTGCAACAATTGCTTTTACATATTGTAAAAATGTGCTGCGAACTTGATCCGTTGTTTCAATTACTTCCGTATGCGAAAGTGGTTGATCTAAAATCCCAGCCGCCATATTCGTAATACAAGAAATACCAAGAACACGCAGTCCCGCATGATTAGCAATAATTACTTCTGGTACTGTCGACATTCCAACAGCATCTGCACCAAGCGTGCGCATCATTTGGATTTCAGCAGGTGTTTCATAAGTTGGACCACTAAATCCAGCA belongs to Listeria ivanovii subsp. ivanovii and includes:
- a CDS encoding segregation/condensation protein A yields the protein MVEMNFKVDAFEGPLDLLLHLIGQLEVDIYDIPMAEITDQYMEFVHTMQEMELDVASEYLVMAATLLAIKSKMLLPKQELEIDYDTLEEEEDPRDALVEKLMEYKRFKEAAKELKEKEAERSFYFSKPPMDLAEYDDGTNVAELDVSLNDMLSAFNKMLRRKKLNKPLHTRITTQEISIDDRMDSVMEKLQRKQNHRLRFDELFEEQTKEQLVVTFLALLELMKRKLVEVEQVESFADLYVLGKGEEKL
- a CDS encoding response regulator transcription factor, which codes for MSEQVRVLVVDDEDRIRRLLKMYLERENYRIEEASDGDQALDMALNNNYEVILLDLMMPGKDGIEVCRELREYKATPVVMLTAKGEEANRVQGFEVGADDYIVKPFSPREVVLRVKAVLRRAKQNSEEGMNGTPGDIITFPHLKIDNEAHRVIVDGKEISLTPKEYDLLYYLAKSPDKVFDRESLLKEVWRYEFFGDLRTIDTHVKRLREKLHDVSEDAARMIVTVWGLGYKFEVPEE
- the lysA gene encoding diaminopimelate decarboxylase; amino-acid sequence: MTFERLGTMNVNAEGHLEIGGVDTLKLAEKYGTPLYVYDVALIRDRARGFKKTFEELGVKAQVAYASKAFSAVAIYQLMAEEGLSLDVVSGGELYTAIKAGFPAERVHFHGNNKSVEEIHMALDYGIGCFVLDNYYEISLLEDILIERNEKAAVLIRVTPGIEAHTHDYILTGQDDSKFGFGLTNGQAEAAIKQVLHASASFDLIGLHCHIGSQIFETTGFKLAARRIMDKLVEWHQTLGFDSQVLNLGGGFGVRYTAEDEPLEPSEYVRQIIEEVRDVASTNAIAIPEIWIEPGRSLVGEAGTTLYKVGSRKEVPGIRNYVAVDGGMSDNIRPALYDAHYDAVLAASPEKIPEETVAIAGKCCESGDMLIWDLPLPKSNAGEVLAVFCTGAYGYAMASNYNRIPRPPVVFVENGIDKLIVARETYENLVQNDLPL
- a CDS encoding pseudouridine synthase, with the protein product MERLQKVIANAGITSRRKAETLIKEGKVTVNGKVVTELGVKVSGSERIEVEGIQLTKEEHRYFLFYKPRGTVSAVTDDKGRTTVADYFTDIPERLYPVGRLDYDTSGLLLMTNDGDFANLLMHPKNEVSKTYIARIKGIPEREVIRELERGVVIDGRKTAPAKVKIRSSDKAKDKAIVEITIHEGRNRQVRKMFEAVGFEVQKLSREEYSFLNLRGLNAGERRELSHHEVKQLKTEARFGKKK
- the scpB gene encoding SMC-Scp complex subunit ScpB, with the translated sequence MTREEQLGVLESLLFAAGDAGLSTEQLTGVMEITHIEALNLLELLSERYNENADRGLILLELAGSFQLATKKAHAEYLRKLVEVPSNTVLSQASLETLAIIAYRQPVTRMEVDEVRGVQTDGPIRTLVAKGLVTDKGRVDGAGRAKLYVTTSEFLDAFGLNSLDDLPKLADAEAEEPDQNEMDLFFDRFNQNKEQEEE